One segment of Methanolinea mesophila DNA contains the following:
- a CDS encoding KH domain-containing protein, whose protein sequence is MMQEIKIAANRVGVLIGKGGATKQELEEKTRTRITIDSTEGLVRVEGDDAVGALRAVEVITAINRGFSPERAFSLLEDEDLLLDVMDLSGIADNPRQLDRIRGRIIGRDGKSREQIEHMTNTMISVFGKTVALIGLPEQIKVAREAVEMILNGIPHEAVYSFLERKKREAKQEMLDYYY, encoded by the coding sequence ATGATGCAGGAGATCAAGATAGCCGCAAACCGGGTGGGAGTCCTTATCGGAAAAGGAGGCGCTACCAAACAGGAACTCGAGGAGAAGACCAGGACCAGGATCACTATAGACAGCACGGAAGGACTGGTCCGGGTAGAAGGGGACGATGCCGTGGGGGCGCTCCGGGCGGTCGAGGTAATTACCGCGATCAACCGCGGCTTTTCTCCGGAAAGGGCATTTTCATTACTGGAAGACGAAGACCTGCTCCTCGATGTGATGGACCTCTCCGGTATCGCGGACAACCCACGGCAGCTCGACAGAATCAGGGGAAGGATCATCGGACGCGACGGGAAATCGAGAGAGCAGATCGAGCATATGACGAACACCATGATCTCGGTCTTTGGAAAAACAGTCGCGCTTATCGGGCTCCCCGAACAGATCAAGGTTGCGCGGGAAGCGGTGGAGATGATCCTGAACGGTATCCCCCATGAAGCGGTGTATTCGTTCCTGGAACGAAAAAAGAGAGAAGCAAAGCAGGAGATGCTGGACTATTATTATTAA
- a CDS encoding serine protein kinase RIO gives MKKEQNEDRFDRKIEELGVRIKDVDSLKVRGEVFDEVTLLSLYKLVQKKWITAIGGPVSTGKEANVFYAERQEQPVAIKIYRIRTANFNAMTEYIVGDRRFSGIRRTRKDVVFTWTRKEFANLARAHEVGLPVPEPLVWDRNILIMQFLGDHEVAYPPLRSVNLEDPAATYEELVSFIRDLYHKARLVHADLSEFNVLMGDRMYVIDMGQSVTLDHPRALQFLFRDISNITRFFRSKCEVKNEKELFSDISGVVPGEGTRDKVTRA, from the coding sequence GTGAAAAAAGAACAGAACGAGGACCGGTTCGACAGGAAGATCGAGGAGCTGGGTGTTCGGATCAAGGATGTCGATTCGCTGAAAGTGCGGGGCGAAGTATTTGACGAGGTCACCCTGCTCTCCCTGTACAAGCTCGTCCAGAAAAAATGGATCACCGCGATCGGCGGGCCTGTCAGCACCGGAAAAGAGGCGAACGTGTTCTATGCCGAACGGCAGGAACAGCCTGTCGCGATCAAGATCTACCGTATAAGAACCGCCAATTTCAATGCCATGACAGAGTACATCGTAGGCGACCGGCGGTTCTCGGGTATACGGAGGACGAGGAAGGACGTGGTGTTCACCTGGACCAGGAAAGAGTTCGCCAACCTGGCACGCGCACACGAGGTAGGTCTTCCGGTCCCCGAACCGCTCGTCTGGGACAGGAACATCCTTATTATGCAGTTCCTGGGTGACCATGAAGTGGCGTACCCCCCGCTACGAAGCGTGAACCTGGAGGACCCCGCAGCGACCTACGAGGAACTCGTATCCTTCATCAGGGACCTCTATCACAAAGCCCGGCTTGTTCACGCCGACCTGAGCGAGTTCAATGTCCTGATGGGGGACCGGATGTACGTGATCGATATGGGCCAGTCGGTGACCCTGGATCACCCGCGGGCCCTCCAGTTCCTCTTCCGGGACATATCGAATATCACCCGGTTCTTCCGGAGTAAATGTGAAGTGAAAAATGAGAAAGAGCTTTTTTCCGATATCAGCGGAGTTGTTCCCGGAGAGGGAACGAGAGACAAGGTGACAAGAGCATGA